A genome region from Nycticebus coucang isolate mNycCou1 chromosome 4, mNycCou1.pri, whole genome shotgun sequence includes the following:
- the LOC128583392 gene encoding NADH dehydrogenase [ubiquinone] 1 beta subcomplex subunit 9-like has protein sequence MHASRAAIVFSAPTAYLTHQQKVLRLYKRALCHLELWCIHRDKYQYFACLMRAQFEEHKHEKDMRKVTQLLREAEEFWYRQHPQPCIFPDSPGGTSYERYECYKVSEWCLDDWHSSEKAMYPDFFAKREQWKKLRRESWEQEVKQLAEETPPGGPLTEALPPALKDGDLPSPWWHIVTRPRDRPV, from the coding sequence ATGCATGCATCCAGGGCCGCCATAGTGTTCTCGGCGCCGACGGCCTACCTGACCCATCAGCAGAAGGTGTTGAGGCTTTACAAGCGGGCGCTGTGCCACCTCGAGTTGTGGTGCATCCACAGGGACAAATACCAGTACTTTGCTTGTTTGATGAGAGCTCAGTTTGAAGAACATAAGCATGAAAAAGATATGAGGAAGGTCACCCAGCTGCTGAGGGAGGCAGAAGAATTTTGGTATCGTCAGCATCCACAGCCGTGTATCTTTCCTGACTCCCCTGGGGGTACCTCCTATGAAAGATACGAGTGCTACAAGGTTTCAGAGTGGTGCTTAGATGACTGGCATTCTTCTGAGAAAGCCATGTATCCTGATTTCTTTGCCAAGAGAGAACAGTGGAAGAAACTGCGGAGGGAAAGCTGGGAGCAAGAGGTTAAGCAGCTGGCAGAGGAAACCCCACCTGGTGGTCCTTTGACTGAAGCTCTGCCTCCTGCTCTAAAGGACGGTGATTTGCCCTCCCCGTGGTGGCATATTGTGACCAGACCCAGGGATCGGCccgtgtag